Below is a window of Deinococcus multiflagellatus DNA.
GGGCCAGAGTGACCTGGAAGCGGTGCGCCGCGCCATCCTGGCCGTGCCCGGTGTGACCGACGTGGTGCGGGTGGGCGGGCGCAAACGCAACGGCGCGGGCTCGTAGCGCAGGCACTCTACACTGCGGGCCATGCGCCGACCCCCTGCCCGTCCCCCGAGGCCCCTGTGCCCCTGACCCTGCTGCCCGACCTGGGGGACCTGCTGCGGCTGCAGCCCCAGTTCAACGCGGGCACGGTGGTGGAGGCCCTGCGCCACCTGGGCGCGCGGGAGGTGTGGTGGGCCACGGGCCGCGACCCGGACCACCCCCTGCGCGACGCCCTGCCCGCCGCCGGGGTGGCCCTCCACGAGGCCGCTCCCGACTGGTCCTGGGCCGACGCCGAGCACGAGCAACTGCTGTCCTTTCTGGGCCAGTACCCCCAGGGCCGCGAGCGCCTGAAGCGGGCCGCGCAGGCCGGGCGCGAGCTGGCTGCCCTGGTCACCGCCCCCCTCACGCTGCCCCAGGCGATCAGCCCCGACGTTCTGACCACCCTTGGGCGCAGTCTGGACGCTGAACGGGAGGCGCTGGACGAGGGCCCCGGCACCCGCTGGCGCGCCCGGCGCCTGGGAGAAACGGCGCAGGTCCTGGCCGCTCAGGGCGGCGTGGCCCTGGTGCCCCTGGACGACCTGCCCGGCCTGTTGCCGCTGCTCCCCGGCGCGGCCTTGCCCGACCTGAGTGGCTTTGCCCCCGGCGACACCAGCCGCCTGCGGGCCCTGGCCGACCGCGCGTGGCAGCTGAGCGACAGTGACGACCTGGGCAGCCTGCTCGCGGCCCTGGAGCGGGAAGCGGGCGACCCGGTGACGCCCCGTGCCGAACTGGACGCCGCCGAGGCACACATTTATCTGGCGGTGGGCGAGCTGGCAGCGGCCCGCGCCCGTCTGGAACGCGCCGCCCACGCCCTGACCGACCACCTGCCGCGCAGTCTGGCGGGGCTGGTGCTGGCCCGGCTGGGGCAGGTACGCGACGCCCAGGGCGAGCGCGACCTGGCCCGGCGCACGTATCAGGCGACCCTGGCTCTGGGGTATGCCCCCCAGGTGGCCCGCGAAGCCGCGCAGGCCGGGCTGGACACCCCGTTTACCCTGGCGCTGGGCTGAGAGGGGGGACCAGCGTCACCCTGGGGCCAAGGGGCAGCCTCTTCACTCTGTCTGCGACACGGTCTGGATCGGACACGGATTTCGTTCGCCCACGGGGTCACTAAACCCCTTCGGTTCCCCAGGCTTCCGCTTTGACCACCCCTTACCGCACCGCCGCTGCGATGGCCCGCCCAGCCACCCGCCCGCTGAACAGGCAGCCGCCCAGGAAGGTGCCCTCCAGCGCGCGGTAGCCGTGCACCCCGCCGCCCCCAAAGCCCGCCACCTCGCCCGCCGCGTACAGGCCCGGCATGGGCTGGCCGCCCTGGGTCAGCACCCGGCCCTGCAGGTCGGTTTCCAGCCCGCCCAGGGACTTGCGCGTGAGGATATTCAGGCGCACGGCGATCAGCGGGCCGCCCGCCGGGTCTAGCAGCGGCGCGGGCTTGGCCACCCGGATCAGGCGCTCGCTGAGCAGCTGCCGCGCGCCGCGCACCACCGCCAGCTGCGGGTCCTTGCCCGCCGCGTTGCGCAGCTGCAGGTCGCGGTCCCGGACCTCCTGTTCCAGCACCACAAGGTCCACGAGGTCGGTGCCGGTCAGCGCGTTCATGCCTGCCACCAGTTCGGGCAGAGTGTCACGCACCACGAAATCGGCGCCCCGGTCCATGAACGCCTGCACGGGCGGCTGCACCGCCTTGCCCACACGGCGCAGGGTCAGCGGCAGGCTGCGGCCCGTCAGGTCCGGGTTCTGTTCGCTGCCGGACAGGGCGAATTCTTTTTTGATGATGGCCCGGTTGAGCACAAACCATGTGTAGGGGTAGCCGTGCCGGGTGATGTGCCCCAGGGTATCCAGGCTGCTGGCCCCCGGAAAATGCGGGAAGGGCAGGCGCCGCCCCGTGGGGTCCAGCCACAGGCTGCTGGGGCCGGGCAGGATGCGAATGCCGTGGTTCGGCCAAACCGGGTTCCAGTTGCGCAGGCCCTCGGTGTAGTGCCACATGCGGTCGGGGTTGATCAGCCGCGCCCCGGCCGAGCGCACCGCCTCCTGCATGGCACCGTCCACATGCCGGGGCACGCCAGAGACCATGAAGGCGGGGGCGGGCCCCAGCCGCTCGGCGGGCCAGTAGTGGCGCACCAGCGCGTGGTTGCCGCCAATACCCCCAGAGGTGACCAGCACCGCCTGGGCGTTCAGGCTGAAGTCACCCACCACCACCCGCGAACTGCTCTCGCCCCGCGCGGCGTCCGAGGGTTCCAGCACGTCCCCGTGCACGCCCTGCACCACCCCGCCGGTGATGTTCAGCCCGCGCACCCGGTGGCGAAAGCGCAGCCGGATGCGGCCCGCCTGCACATGCTCGCGCACCCGGCGCTCGAACGGCGCCAGCACGCCGGGCCCTGTGCCCCAGGTGAGGTGAAACCGGGGCACGCTGTTGCCCGGCAGGCCCGCCCCCGCGCCGCCGCGTTCGGCCCAGCCCACAGCCGGAAACCAGCGCATGCCCAGCCCGTGCAGCCACGCGCGCTTTTCGCCCGCTGCAAAGTCCACGTACGCCTGGGCCCACTGCCGGGGCCAGTGGTCCTCGGGGCGGTCAAAGGCGGCCGTGGCCATCCAGTCGCGCAGAGCCAGTTCGGGCGAGTCGTGGATGCCCAGGCGGCGCTGCTCCGGGCTGTCCACGAAAAACAGGCCCCCCAGCGACCAGAAGGCCTGGCCTCCCAGGTTCTGCTCGCCTTCCTGGTCCAGCAGCAGCACGCGCCGCCCGGCGTCGGCCAGTTCGGCGGCGGCCACCAGTCCGGCCAGACCCGCGCCAACCACAAGTACGTCTGTCTCCAGTGTGGGCATGGCCCATTTAAACAGGGCAGCGGTGGTCGGGTGCCCTTTCGGCGGGCGGCCCTGGTTCAGCCGGGTTCGCGCCCGCAGCCCCAGCCTTCACCTTTTCTCAAGGCAAATTGGGATTCTTCATTATCAGATGTGAAAACGCCCAATTGCGGGCCAAATTTCGGTGAATGGCGCGTTGGGCCAACTGTCAGGTGAGGCCGGTGTTCTCACCCTACGCTGGGGCCGTTCCACCCCCGCAGCGGGGGCATTCCACACCACCGGAGGGATTACCATGACCATGACGAACGAAACTGTGCTGGACAAACTGCAGTACCTGCTGGGCACCCTGCGCGACGGCGAGAAGGGTTTCAAGGACGCCGCCGAGCACGCCACCGACCCCCAGCTGCGCCAGCTGTTCATGGAGCGCAGCGTGCAGCGCGCCCAGATGGCAGGCGACGTGGAAAGCCACATCAGCCGCCTGGGCGACAAGCCCCGCGAGCACGGCAGCGTGGGCGCCGCCCTGCACCGCACCTGGCTGAACGTGCGCGACGCCCTGACTGGCCGCGACGACTATCAGGTGGTCGCCGAGTGCGAGCGCGGTGAAGACGTGGCCGTGGAAAACTACCAGGACGTGCTGAAAGAAGCCGAACTGCCTGCCGACATCCGCACCTTCGTGGAGGGGCAGTACGCCCAGGTGAAGGCCAGCCACGACCAGATCCGCGACATGAAGCACAGCATGCAGGCCAGCTGAACCAGGCCATGAAAAGCGCGCCGCCCCGGTTACAGGGGCGGCGCGCTCCATTGCTGCTCTTTGTTTTAGCCCCGGCGGCGGCGGCGCAGGCGCTCCATCGCGGAGTCCAGGCTCAGGCGCATGCGTTCCAGGGCCTGGGCCAGATCCCCGATCTCGTCGTTGCGCTCGGCCTGCACCGGGCGCGACAGGTCGCCCATGCTGATCGAGTCGGCGATCTTCACCAGCTGCTCAATGGGCTCTACCACGCGCCGGGCGGCCCGCAGCGCCAGGTATGCGGCCAGACCCAGCGCCAGCAGCGACACGAACAGCACCAGCAGCAGCGTGTTGCGCAGCGACGCCGCCTGCTGGGCGTTGGACACCCCCACGGCCACGGTGTACAGCAGGTTGTCGTTGCCTTCCACGGAGCGCCCGGAAGCCAGGGTGCGCTTGCCGTTCTCCTGCGACACGGTGACCTGCTGCACGATGAAGTTCACGTTCGTGGCCTTCTGGTTCTTGGGGTCGTCGGCCAGCGCCTGCAGCTTTTGCACGTCGTTGGCGGTGCCGCCCATCTCCTTCATCTCGTTGGCGCGCGCCTGGTACACCTTGGCGGGCGAGATGGTGGCGAGGTAGTTGTTCTTGTTGGGGTTCTCGATCAACCAGTTGCTGACTTCGGCGTTCAGCAGGTCGTTGATCTCGCTGTTCTGGCTGGCAAAGTAGCGCGAGCCGTCGCGCAACTCGACCTGCACGAAGCCCACGCTGGAGTTGTTCACCAGTGCGTCCAGCTGCGGCTGAATCTGCTGGAAGCCACGGTTGGGGTCGATGTTGCTGCTGACCGCCACGGCCACGGCCTGCGCGTTGCGCTGCACCAGGCCCTGCTGCAGCGGCGGCAGGGTCAGAGCCAGCACACCCAGGGTCAGGGCGCTGGAGATGCCCAGCGGCACCAGGGCGCCCACAGCCATGCGCTGGCCCAGGCTGGTGCGGCGTTTGGTCGCCTTGGGCGCCTCGTCCACCAGCGGGGTCACCACCATGGTGTCCATGGCCTGGGGCACTTCGGCGGCCTGGGCAGGCGCGGCGGCCGGCGTGGCGTCGTGCAGCGTCAGGGCGCCGGTAAAGTCCGACCACACATCTGCGCTGGGCTCGGGGGCCGCCGGGGCGCTCACCACCGGGGCCACCACCGGGTCCATCACCGCTGTGCCGGCGCCAGCGCCCCAGCCTGCCGGCGCGCTGTCCAGCCCGCCCAGGGCGCTGGCCAGCCCGGCGTCCAGGCCGCCGCCCGGCGTCGCCGGGGCCGCGAAAGGATCGGCCGCGCCTCCAAAGGGGTTCTGGTCCGGGCCGCTCTCGCCGAACGGCACCGCCGGCCAGATGGCCGAGGCGCGCAGATCGGCCATGTCCTGCGACGCCGTGGTCTGGGTCTGCAGCGGCGCCAGCGGCGCGTCGTCGGGGGCCGTGGGCGCGGCGACCGGGCGGCTGGGCGCCACGCCCTGAAAGGGCTCGCTCAGGATGTCGGTTTCCTCGCGCACCTCTTCCAGCGCCACGCTGGCCCCCACCTGCTGAAACATTGACATCAGCAGTTCGGCGCGGGCGCGGCCCGTGGGCTTCATCAGGCGCCCGGAACGGCGGCTGCCCAGGCGCTGGGCCTGCTCGGCGTTCAGGCCGAACTTATCCTGCAGCAGCTGCTCTAGCACCTGCTTCTTGTCCTGCGCGACGGCTTCTCGGATGACAACGGTGTACTTCATGTGTGGGCTCCCAGAGTGAGGGGAATCGGGGGTGGCGGGGTGGGCAAGGCGGGGCGGCTCATGCCAGGCCCCGGGCGCGGAGGTTGCGGGCAAACTGCTGCACCCGTTCGGGGCTCAGCTGCCGCGCCACGTGCGACAGCAGGCCGTTCAGGGTGCCGCCGTCGCCCAGATCGTCAAGCGCCTCGTCCACCATCACGGCGGCCATGGGGCCCACCACGGGGGTCAGGCAGGCGGTCACGGCGTCGGCCATCTCGTCGGAGACCTGCTGGTGGTGCTGCGTGGCGCGCTTGACCCAGTCGGCGGCCATGCGCAGGCGGTCTTGCACGTCGGGCACGGTCATGCCGGCCAGCCGGGCCACCTCGGCCACCTCGCGGGCGCCGTCCACATGGGTCATCACGCGCCAGATGTTAAAGGGCAGCGGCGTGGCGTCGGTCAGGCCTTCAGGCCAGTGGGGAACCGTCAGGGTCATGCGACCTCCAGGCCAGAGGCGGCCCATTCTGGGCGCTCACGCAGGGCGCCCACGGGAACGTCGGCCAGGCGCAGGCCCAGCCGCATCAGAATGGCGCGCAGCGCCGCGTTCATGGCGGGCCGGAACTCGCGCACCGGCACCTCGTCTTCAATGGTCAGTTGCCCACCCCGGAAGCTGATGTCCTGGGCAAACGGGTCCAGGCAGGGGTGATCACCTGCAAGCCGCACCGCCACCTGCTGCCACACGCTGTCCAGCGGCGAGACGCGGTGCACGGCCTGCAGCAGCTCCTGCCAGAACTTCACGAACTGCGCGCGGTTGCCTTCCGCGTCGGTGGCGTACAGCAGGCACGGCGCCCCGGCCTCGGGGAGCGCACCGCCCAGAAAGCGCCCGAACGACCAGAAGCTGCAGCTGAGCCCCGAGACCAGCAGGCCGTGGAAGCACTCGCGCTCCAGCTCCGTTTTCAGGGCGGGCCACGCGGCGGGGGCCGGGCGCCCGGGGGCCGCGCGGGTGGCCCACAGCAGCTCGGTGACATTCACCGGCAGCGCCGCGAGGCTGATGCGCGCCCGGGGCACGCCCTGCATGGCCACCGCCCAGGGCACCGGCTGGCCGCCGTGCGTGTAGCCGCCCAGCAGGGTGCCGCGCGTCCACAAAAAGCGGACCCAGCGGCCTTTTTGCCACGCGTCAAAGACCCCGGTAAAGCCCTGGGCTTGGCGCAGCGTCAGATCGGCGGTCACCTCCGTCCACGGGTAATGGTCGGTGCTGAGGCCAGCGTACACGGCGTCGCCCTGGGGGACGGCAACCGCGTGGTTCAGGGGTGGGATGGCAGCAGGAGCAGATTCTGGCATGGCAATTCCGGGTGAGGTCAGAATGAGAGTTGGTCGGGGCGAGGCACAAAGAACATGACCGGGTGGATACTGCACTATCTCACCTCGGGGGCTCTTACGTCGCGCTTACACATGTACGAAACCTCACGTGGGCCCGGGGCACCACGTGAGGTTCGGCTGAGAGCGAGGTTGATCAAGCGTGGGTCAGTCGCCTGCGCCAGCACGTGGCGGGCAGGCGGGGCCTGCCTAGCCCAGTTCGGCCAGCAGCGCCTGAACCCGCTCGCGCAGGTCACCCCGGGCCTGGGGGGCGCCCAGCTGGTGCAGGCCGCCGTGGTAGGCGTCCGGGTCCCCGAACAGGCGCGAGAGCAGCTCGAATTCGCGCTGGCTGCGCAGGCTGGCGTCGTCGCGGAACAGGGTCACGTACTGGTCCTGGAAAGCCCACTCACTGAGCTGCCCGTCAAGGTAAGCGCGCATCAGGCGGCGGTAGGGCTCCACGTTGTCGTCGGTGGCCACGCTGCCGCTCTGGGCTCGGGGCGGCACCTGGCCCTCAAAAACGGGCGTCAGGGCCTGCGGCGTGATGTCCCAGTTGTTCACCTCAAACTGCGCCTCGCCGCCCCGGAACAGAATGAACTGCGGGCTGTGGTGCACGATCCCGGTGCGCTGGGCCACATGGTTGCTGGCCGGGCGCCAGTCCACCACGCGGATGTAGCCCACCGGCAGCTCGAAGCGCTGCAGGAAGGTTTCCACCACCCCAAAGCCCTGCATGGTCTTGTGGCAGGTGCCGGCCTTGAAGACGGCGGCCAGCGGGTAATCCTGCAGGAACTGGTCCACCTCTTCGGGCGTGGTCAGGGGCACCAGAACCTGAGCGTCGGCTTGTGCGGTCTGCGTCATGCCTCCAGCATAGCGCCGCTTTACAAAACGAAGTGAAAAGAGGTCGTGGGCATCCTCAGAACGGGTTCAGGGAGAGGGAAGGGCAAGGAGGCCCGGAGGTGTGCCGACAGGCCTATCCTCCCCCGTCTGTGGACGCTGCCCCAGACGGAGCGCGCCACAGCATCAGCAGCCACGCGGCGCCCGTCAGCGCAGCGCACAGCAGAAACACGCTGCGGTAGCCGAAGGCCTGCGCCCAGGCCCCGGCCGTGATCCCGCTGAGCATGCTGCCCACACTGCCGGTATTGGCGAACAGGGTGGTGGCCGCCGCAAAGCGCCCCGGCATCAGGCCCTGAAAGTAGGTCATGCCCAGCCCGGCCAGCAGGGCCAGCACCACCGCGCGCAGCACCTGGGCCGCCACCAGCGCGCCCACCCCCTGCGCCAGCAGCAGCAGGGCAAAATGCACGGCGAACAGGCCCATCCCGGCTGTGACCAGCCGCGCCACTGGGGGCGGGCGGCGCCACGCCACCAGCGCCAGCATCACCGGAATTTCCAGCAGCGCGCACAGGCCCACCAGCAGCCCCACCAGCCCCTCGCTCTGGTTCAGCGTGCCGGTGACGAACAGGGGGAAAAATGTCATCCCCATGCTCATGGCCATGCCATACAGCACGAAAGCCAGGGCGCTCCAGGCCACCGCGCGCCGGGGCGGCCCGGCGCTGGGGCGGTCCGGGCCCACCGCCGCGCGGGGCGCGCGGCCCGGCACCCGCCACAGCGGCAGCGCCGAGAGCACAAAGCAGCTGCTGGCCAGCGCGAAGACCCCGGTAAAGTCCAGCCCGGCCAGCGCCAGTGCCCCCAGCCCTGGCCCCACCACCCACGAGAGGCTGAACACGGAGCGCAGCGCCGTCATGGCCCGTTCGGCCAGATCGCCGGGCACGTCCTGCAGGGCCGCGCGCGCCAGCGAGAACACCTGCGGAAAAGCCGCCGAGCCAGTGCCCAGGAACACGGCCCCCACCAGCAGCAGCCCGGCAAAGTCGCGCACCACGCCCAGCAGCGCGTAGGCCATAGCCCCCGCCGCAATGGTGAGCAGCACCAGCGGCTTGCGGCTGGGCCAGCGGTCCGACCAGCGGGCCAGCCGCGTGGCGATCAGCACCGCGCTGACCGCGTTGAGCGACAGAAACAGGCCCAGTTGCAGCGGGTTCAGGCCCGCTTCCTCCACCGCGAACAGGGCCATAAAGGGGATCGCCAGCGACAGGCCAAAGCCCAGCAGAAACACGCTGAGGGCCAGCCGCGCCGCGTGTGGCAGCCGCAGCACCGCCCGGAGCATCTGCCCCGCTGAGTCGGGGTGGGCAGGGTGGGTCATGGGGCGGGCCACAGCGGCATCCGACCACTGTACCCCGCGCGGGTGCCGGCCCAGTGGGCGGCCGGGGCCCGATCTTAAGCAAAAGCACAGGTTGACAGAAGATTATTTTTAGGTATAACTAAAAATATGATTTGCCGCCACTTTCTGCTGCTGGGCAGCCTGAGTCTGGCCGGCGCGGCCCTGGCCCAGCCGGCGCCCCCCAAAAAGACGGTGCTGACCACCTTCACCATCCTGGCCGACATGGCGCGCAACGTGGCCGGTGACCGCCTGAACGTGGTGTCGCTGACCCGCCCCGGCGCCGAGATTCACGGCTACCAGTTCACGCCCAGCGACATCGTGAAGGCCCAGAAAGCCGACCTGATCCTGAACAACGGCCTGAACCTGGAACTGTGGTTTGCCCGCTTTACCCGCCAGCTGCGCGGTGTGCCCACCGTGACCGTCACCGAGGGCATCAAGCCCATTTCCATTGCCGCTGACGCCTACCGGGGCAAGCCCAACCCCCACGCCTGGATGTCGCCCAAGAACGCCCTGATCTACGTGGAGAACATGCGCAAGGCGTTTGTGAAGCTCGACCCGGCGGGGGCCGCGACCTTCAACCGCAACGCCGCGCGCTACAGCGCCGAGATCCGCAAGGTGGACGCCATGCTGGCCAAGCAGCTGGCCACCGTGCCGCAGAACCAGCGGGCGCTGGTCACCTGTGAAGGGGCCTTCAGCTACCTGGCGCGCGACTACGGCCTGCGCGAGTTCTACCTGTGGCCGGTGAACGCCGAAGAAGGCCAGGGCACGCCCCGGCAGGTGCGCGCGGTGATTGACGCCGTGCGCCAGAACCGCATTCCGGCCGTGTTCTGCGAGAGCACCGTGCCGGCGACCGGTATGCAGCAGGTGGCCCGCGACACCGGCGCGCGTTTTGGCGGCGTGCTGTACGTGGATTCCCTGACCGACGCCCGCGGCCCCGTGCCCACCTACCTGGACCTGCTGCGCAAGGACGCCGCCGCCATCGTGAAAGGGCTGACCGGCCAGTGAGCCCTCACGCCCTGGACATTCACGACCTCAGCGTGGCCTACGGCGGCGGGCGGCTGGCCCTGCGCCACGCCACGCTGACCGTGCAGGAGGGCAGCATCTGCGGCCTGATTGGCATGAACGGCACGGGCAAGAGCACGCTGTTCAAGGCGGCGATGGGGTTCCTGCCGCCCATCACCGGGCAGATTCAGGTCTTTGGGCAACCCATGCGCGCCGCCCAGCGCCAGGGCCTGATTGCCTACGTGCCCCAGAGCGAGGACGTGGACTGGGACTTTCCGGTGAGCGTGGGCGACGTGGTGATGATGGGCCGCCAGGGCCGCATGGGCTTCCTGCGCCGCCCCAGCGTGCGCGACCGGGACATGGTGCATGACGCCCTGACGCGCGTGGGCATGGCCGCCTTTGCCGGGCGCCAGATTGGCGAACTCAGTGGGGGCCAGAAAAAGCGCGCCTTCCTGGCCCGCGCGCTGGCCCAGGAGGCCCGGCTGCTGCTGCTGGACGAACCCTTTGGCGGCGTGGACGTGGGCACCAGCGAGGCCATCATTGCCCTGCTGCGCGACCTGCGCCGGGCCGGGTGCAGCGTGCTGGTCAGCACCCACGACCTCGACAGCCTGCAGGAATTCTGCGACCACGTCGCCTTTGTGGGCGAGCGCACCGTGCTGGCCTTTGGGCCCACCGCCACCACCTTTACACCGCAGAACCTCGCCCGCGCCTTTGGCGGACGCCAGCACCAGCCGGCCGCGCCCGCGCGCCTAGAGGTGGGCGCATGATCGAAACGCTGCTGGAACCCCTCACCTACGATTTTATGGTGCGTGCCCTGCTGGTGAGTTCGCTGGTGGGCGCCGCCTGCGCGGTGCTGTCGTGCTTCGTGACCCTCAAGGGCTGGTCGCTGCTGGGCGACGCGGTGTCGCACGCGGTGCTGCCCGGCGTGGTCATCGCCTACTTGCTGGGCTGGCCCTTTGTGGTGGGCGCCTTCCTGTTCGGCCTGCTCAGCGTCTCGGCCATCGGCTTTATCGGGTCGCGCTCGCGCGTCAAGGAAGACACGGTGATCGGCGTGGTCTTCACGGCGCTGTTCTCACTGGGCCTGGTCATGATTTCCAAGATTTCCAGCGAGGTCCACCTGTCGCACATCCTGTTCGGGGACGTGCTGGGCATTGGGCAATCGGAACTGCTACAGACGGTGGTGGCGGGCACCCTGGCCCTGACGGCGGTCGTGCTCCTGCGCAAGGACCTCGTGCTGTACATCTTTGACCCCTCGCACGCGCGCAGCATTGGTCTGAACACCACGCTGCTGTACTACGCGCTGCTGGCCATCCTGGCCCTGACCATCGTGACGGCGCTGCAGACCGTGGGCGTGATTCTGGTGGTCGCCATGCTGATCACCCCCGGCGCCACCGCCTACCTGCTCACCGACCGCTTTGGGCGCATGCTGTGGCTGGCGGTGGCCTGTGGGGTGCTGTCCAGCGTGCTGGGCACCTATATCAGCTACTTTCTGGACGGCGCGACCGGCGCGTGCATCGTGCTGACCCAGAGCGTGCTGTTTGGGCTGGCGTTCCTGTTTGCGCCCAAACACGGCCAGCTGGCCCGCCGCCGCCAGCAGCGCCGCGAGCGTCTGGAAGAACTGGGCCAGCTCCAATCATCCAGTCGCTAAGCCAAGCGGCCTAGTGACGCGTCCCGTGGCCGGGGGGGAGTGCTACCCTCCGGCCATGACCACAATTCAGGCCCCGGCCCTGCCCCCCCGTTCCGACGTGCCCCGTGAGCAGACCTGGGATATTGAGGCGCTGTTTGCCAGCCCCGACCACTGGCAGGCCGAGGCCGAGGCGCTGCCCGGGGCCATGGACGCCCTGGCCACCCACGCGGGCCGTCTGGGCACCCCGGAGGGCCTGCTGGCCTACCTGACGGCGGCCGACGACATGGAACTGCGGCTGACGCGCTTTTTCTCGTATGCCAGCATGGGCGCCAGTGTGGACGGCCGCGACGCGGTGGCGGCTGCCCGGCGTGATGTGGCCACCACCCTGGCCGCGCGCTACAACACGGTCACGGCCTTTTTCCGCCCCGAACTGCTGGCCCTGGATGAGCGCACCGTGCGCGGCTGGCTGGACACGCCCGCCTTTGCCGATCAGCGCGTGCGCCTGGAGCGCATTCTGCGCGGCAAGCCCCATGTGCGCAGCGCCGAGGTGGAAGAACTGCTGGGCGCGGTGCAGGCGCCGTTTGCCAGCGAGCGCGGCATTCACCCCGCGCTGGCGAATATGGACCTGCGCTTTGGCACGGCGGGCGGCACGCCGGTCACCCAGGGCAACGTGGACCGCCTGACCGCCCACCCCGAGCGCGAGGTCCGGCGCGAGGCCTGGGAACACTACGCCGACGCCCACCTGGCCGCGCGGCACTCGCAGGCGGCCATGTACGCCACCAACGTCCGCCAGAACGTGTTCCTGGCGCGGGCCCGCCGCTACCCGGATGCCATCACCGCGACGCTCTCGCCCGACCGCATTCCCGTAGGCGTCGTGACCACGCTGCTGGACACCTACCGCGCCCACACGCCGATCTGGCACCGCTACTGGCGGGTGCGC
It encodes the following:
- a CDS encoding FAD-binding dehydrogenase; translation: MPTLETDVLVVGAGLAGLVAAAELADAGRRVLLLDQEGEQNLGGQAFWSLGGLFFVDSPEQRRLGIHDSPELALRDWMATAAFDRPEDHWPRQWAQAYVDFAAGEKRAWLHGLGMRWFPAVGWAERGGAGAGLPGNSVPRFHLTWGTGPGVLAPFERRVREHVQAGRIRLRFRHRVRGLNITGGVVQGVHGDVLEPSDAARGESSSRVVVGDFSLNAQAVLVTSGGIGGNHALVRHYWPAERLGPAPAFMVSGVPRHVDGAMQEAVRSAGARLINPDRMWHYTEGLRNWNPVWPNHGIRILPGPSSLWLDPTGRRLPFPHFPGASSLDTLGHITRHGYPYTWFVLNRAIIKKEFALSGSEQNPDLTGRSLPLTLRRVGKAVQPPVQAFMDRGADFVVRDTLPELVAGMNALTGTDLVDLVVLEQEVRDRDLQLRNAAGKDPQLAVVRGARQLLSERLIRVAKPAPLLDPAGGPLIAVRLNILTRKSLGGLETDLQGRVLTQGGQPMPGLYAAGEVAGFGGGGVHGYRALEGTFLGGCLFSGRVAGRAIAAAVR
- a CDS encoding metal ABC transporter permease, whose translation is MIETLLEPLTYDFMVRALLVSSLVGAACAVLSCFVTLKGWSLLGDAVSHAVLPGVVIAYLLGWPFVVGAFLFGLLSVSAIGFIGSRSRVKEDTVIGVVFTALFSLGLVMISKISSEVHLSHILFGDVLGIGQSELLQTVVAGTLALTAVVLLRKDLVLYIFDPSHARSIGLNTTLLYYALLAILALTIVTALQTVGVILVVAMLITPGATAYLLTDRFGRMLWLAVACGVLSSVLGTYISYFLDGATGACIVLTQSVLFGLAFLFAPKHGQLARRRQQRRERLEELGQLQSSSR
- a CDS encoding monothiol bacilliredoxin BrxC family protein produces the protein MTQTAQADAQVLVPLTTPEEVDQFLQDYPLAAVFKAGTCHKTMQGFGVVETFLQRFELPVGYIRVVDWRPASNHVAQRTGIVHHSPQFILFRGGEAQFEVNNWDITPQALTPVFEGQVPPRAQSGSVATDDNVEPYRRLMRAYLDGQLSEWAFQDQYVTLFRDDASLRSQREFELLSRLFGDPDAYHGGLHQLGAPQARGDLRERVQALLAELG
- a CDS encoding HAMP domain-containing protein, whose amino-acid sequence is MKYTVVIREAVAQDKKQVLEQLLQDKFGLNAEQAQRLGSRRSGRLMKPTGRARAELLMSMFQQVGASVALEEVREETDILSEPFQGVAPSRPVAAPTAPDDAPLAPLQTQTTASQDMADLRASAIWPAVPFGESGPDQNPFGGAADPFAAPATPGGGLDAGLASALGGLDSAPAGWGAGAGTAVMDPVVAPVVSAPAAPEPSADVWSDFTGALTLHDATPAAAPAQAAEVPQAMDTMVVTPLVDEAPKATKRRTSLGQRMAVGALVPLGISSALTLGVLALTLPPLQQGLVQRNAQAVAVAVSSNIDPNRGFQQIQPQLDALVNNSSVGFVQVELRDGSRYFASQNSEINDLLNAEVSNWLIENPNKNNYLATISPAKVYQARANEMKEMGGTANDVQKLQALADDPKNQKATNVNFIVQQVTVSQENGKRTLASGRSVEGNDNLLYTVAVGVSNAQQAASLRNTLLLVLFVSLLALGLAAYLALRAARRVVEPIEQLVKIADSISMGDLSRPVQAERNDEIGDLAQALERMRLSLDSAMERLRRRRRG
- a CDS encoding sugar efflux transporter — encoded protein: MTHPAHPDSAGQMLRAVLRLPHAARLALSVFLLGFGLSLAIPFMALFAVEEAGLNPLQLGLFLSLNAVSAVLIATRLARWSDRWPSRKPLVLLTIAAGAMAYALLGVVRDFAGLLLVGAVFLGTGSAAFPQVFSLARAALQDVPGDLAERAMTALRSVFSLSWVVGPGLGALALAGLDFTGVFALASSCFVLSALPLWRVPGRAPRAAVGPDRPSAGPPRRAVAWSALAFVLYGMAMSMGMTFFPLFVTGTLNQSEGLVGLLVGLCALLEIPVMLALVAWRRPPPVARLVTAGMGLFAVHFALLLLAQGVGALVAAQVLRAVVLALLAGLGMTYFQGLMPGRFAAATTLFANTGSVGSMLSGITAGAWAQAFGYRSVFLLCAALTGAAWLLMLWRAPSGAASTDGGG
- a CDS encoding metal ABC transporter substrate-binding protein; this translates as MICRHFLLLGSLSLAGAALAQPAPPKKTVLTTFTILADMARNVAGDRLNVVSLTRPGAEIHGYQFTPSDIVKAQKADLILNNGLNLELWFARFTRQLRGVPTVTVTEGIKPISIAADAYRGKPNPHAWMSPKNALIYVENMRKAFVKLDPAGAATFNRNAARYSAEIRKVDAMLAKQLATVPQNQRALVTCEGAFSYLARDYGLREFYLWPVNAEEGQGTPRQVRAVIDAVRQNRIPAVFCESTVPATGMQQVARDTGARFGGVLYVDSLTDARGPVPTYLDLLRKDAAAIVKGLTGQ
- a CDS encoding PA2169 family four-helix-bundle protein translates to MTNETVLDKLQYLLGTLRDGEKGFKDAAEHATDPQLRQLFMERSVQRAQMAGDVESHISRLGDKPREHGSVGAALHRTWLNVRDALTGRDDYQVVAECERGEDVAVENYQDVLKEAELPADIRTFVEGQYAQVKASHDQIRDMKHSMQAS
- a CDS encoding metal ABC transporter ATP-binding protein, which gives rise to MSPHALDIHDLSVAYGGGRLALRHATLTVQEGSICGLIGMNGTGKSTLFKAAMGFLPPITGQIQVFGQPMRAAQRQGLIAYVPQSEDVDWDFPVSVGDVVMMGRQGRMGFLRRPSVRDRDMVHDALTRVGMAAFAGRQIGELSGGQKKRAFLARALAQEARLLLLDEPFGGVDVGTSEAIIALLRDLRRAGCSVLVSTHDLDSLQEFCDHVAFVGERTVLAFGPTATTFTPQNLARAFGGRQHQPAAPARLEVGA